The Phragmites australis chromosome 13, lpPhrAust1.1, whole genome shotgun sequence DNA window GGCTTAGGTTATATCGCACAAGTGGTGATAACTCTGTGCTGTATGACCATGATTTTGCGAGGTATAGATAATCTATAATGGGTAGTGCGTGTGGTCTCTCTTAACTTGATCGACTTTCCTTCTCTtacaaattctttttttttaaattcagTTATGCTCTATTTGATAAGCATGGTCGGCAAGTTCCCCAGGAGATCGTTATCAAAGTTGGGGAAACATTTGAGAAAATTCTTAAGGAGGTACTACAGTCCTTTGCACTTAATACATTATCTGTTCAATGCTTTTGTGAAACCACGATAATATTATTTCTTGTTAATACTGCAGACGGTGAAAGTAAGAGATGAAAATGCAGATGACATGCCTCTTATTCAAGCCATTTCAATTGTCCTCGACAGGAATCCACATCTGAAGTAAGTGGAATTTAGGATTCTCCTAATTAGTTATGGTGATGTGTTCAGATGTTTGATGATGTCCACTTACATCCGCAGGCTGGAAGGCTTGCAATACGAAGTGCTGCAGTGGTGCATATGTAGACTGGAGGCATGGTTTGCTACAGACACGGACAGCATATCTCTGAAAAATTGGGATCAGGTATGCAATGGAGAACTTTCAAATATCTGTCTGCCCATGTTAAAAATGATTTATTCTGTAACCAGAATCTTTTCAAGGATCAATTGCTTTGCCAAACCATACTTCTCAAATCACCACTGCATCCTGACATgcaccacacaagcacacacttaCATAGCAAGTATATTGAGCTTCGCAAATTTGCAGGAACATGTTCTTACTGGTGGACATGGTCTTATGGTGAATGGCTATGATCCTGTCATCAAAGCTCTTGCTCGAGATCTTGATATTCACCTCAACCACAGGTATGCAGAAGAACTCACAGTTGTCCAatgatttatattttacattagTACATTGATTAGCTATTTCTGATGTATGGCCCCAAATTGTTAAGCTATTATCTCTTCTTTTTGTTGCTCAGAGTCACAAAAATCATCCAGCGTTATAATAAAGTTATTGTATGTGTGGAAGATGGGGCAAGTTTTGTTGCAGATGCTGCTATAATAACTGTCCCCCTTGGCGTGCTTAAGGCAAATATCATCAAATTTGAACCTGAGCTACCAGAATGGAAACTTTCAGCAATCTCTGATCTTGGTGTTGGCATCGAGAACAAGATAGCTCTCAAGTTCAACACTGTATTTTGGCCAAATGTAGAAGTACTAGGTAGGATTGCCCCAACATCAAATGCCTGTGGTTACTTTCTCAACCTTCACAAAGCCACAGGAAATCCAGTCCTTGTATGCATGGTAGCCGGAAGATTTGCTAATGAATTTGAGAAACTATCAGATGAGGAATCTGTGaactttgtcatgtctcagCTCAAGAAAATGCTGCCAGAGGCAACTGAACCGGTAAAGTATTGATGTTTGTTTTTCCATATTCTCTACAGTGAAGGCAATGAAAATTTCTTAGCTTTCAGTCTCTGCACAATGGCTTGTAGCTCCTAACACTTGTGCTGCACCTGTCCAGGTTCAGTATTTGGTTTCACGGTGGGGCAGTGACCCAAATTCACTCGGTTCCTACTCATGCGACTTGGTAGGGAAACCAACTGACCTGTATGAAAGATTCTGTGCTCCGGTGGGCAACCTGTTTTTCGCTGGGGAGGCCGCCTGCATCGATCACTCTGGGTCTGTGCATGGAGCTTATTCGTCAGGCATTGCTGCTGCAGAGGACTGCCGAAGGCGTCTATCGACGCAGCTAGGTATCTCCGACCTGTTCCAGGTCAGGAAGATTGTTATGAGGGAGGAGATGACTGAAGTCATGGTTCCCTTCCAGATATCCAGGCTATAAGAGAAGAACGAACTTATCTATTTAAGCACCGTACTTATCTATTTAAGCACCGTATTATCCTGCAGCAGAGAAGGTTAACAATGTTGCTGCTTCGCAGGACTGCGTTCAAAACTGTTTATTTCGCAGTTTGATGTTTGATGTAACATAAAATAATATAGACCACCTTGTTAGAATTCTTGCTGTTGTTCGTCGTGACTGTGCCCTTCTATTcagtttatttgttttttttttccgaacaCGTAGGAGGGTTGTGTATCATTGTATTACGAAGAAAAATGATCTGATTTATAAGGAAAATCGGATCAAAAACTTTAATAAGCACAACGATATAACCCACAGAGCTCAGCTCATacgcaagacaaagaaagaaaaaaagaaacctCCCTAACAACTGGACGACAAAGATGTGGCAATATACAACCTGTTGTACACACAAAGAAGCTCCAACTAGCACACCTAATCGACCAAACGCGCACCCACACCAGGCAACACCACACAACAAGCAACCGTACCTAGCTAGCACCTTGAACAAAACAGACCAACAACTCAACAGGCAGAGCTTTGCTCACACACCTGACCACCAAATCCTAAAATAGAGTCCTGGGACGTCAGAGCACAGCCACAGACGCGAAGCACCAAAAGGTAATGGGAAGTCTAGCCGAACAGGAGAACGAAGGGGTCAAACCATAACAAAGGGGTGCGCCCTACAAGTAGTGCTGCCAGATGTAAAAACAGAACATTGAGGGATTCTCCGAAACGATGCATTCAGGAAGGAAGCAACAAAGGAACCGCCGTCGCTCGCCCGGCAAGCCGAACAGGGTTTTCACCTGAAGAAATCCCAGGGGAAGCTTCGTCACGGTGTCTCCAGGAAGGTAATGACGTCCGCAGGTATCACCGTCATTGGCAATGGCATAGAGCTAGTAAGAGCTTTCATCTATAATTCCCCCTACCATGGTACAACCCAATGAACTCAGAGGCTTGGTCGACCATCCCATACACATGCAAGAGAAGCACTCAGCACGCAGCACGAGGCCCGAGCAACGCCTCCGCAAGTGAGAGTCAGTCGAGGGCAAAACCCCAGCCCACAACATCGCACAGCAAGACCGCCCGACAGCACCAATGTCGTCTTCAACAACGGTTGCCGCTGCAAGGCGCTCCATGGGCCACTGACGTCACGTCCGAGGGCGTCGGCCGCAGTCACCAGCCAAAAGGAGAGTAGGCCAGCCTATAGTCGACTGGCCCTAGCACGCTGCGGCATGGCCAGTCAGAGGCCCGACCGGGACCAACAGTAGCCCGACCGCAAGCAGAGCCAGGCGGCGCATCGTGCCACCATGCAGATCCAGCAGGGAACAATAGATCCGATGAACAATGGCGCAGATCCGGTCGGAGCAAGCAATCACGTGACGGAGCTGGCCGGAGGAAGTGCGACACAACTGAAGGAGGCACTAACACCGCATCACACTGCCAGGAACCGAAAAGCTATGCAGAGCCTGCATGCCCAAGAGGCGAGCATCCACACGGATCCGACCGGGGAAGAGTAGATCCGACAAGCAGCTGCACAAATCCGGCCGGAGCAGCAACCAAACTGGTTGTACGGCTCAGGGCGAGTGCGGCTAACAACAGGGGGAGGGGGGGAGAGGAAAAGAGCGGGGaacggagggagagaggggggtggCCGCCACCACCGTCACCGTTTAGCCATGGCAACGGCGGCCCTGGCTGAtgcatggggggggggggctagagGCGGCGACAAAGGGAACTCCGAGTTGCCCTCAGTAGAGAGACGACTCGGGTTCGCAAgatgagccccccccccccccccaccggctGCAAATCAGTTCATTTGTTAATGCTAGGTTTGAAACGCTTGTGTTACCTTCCTCTCGTTTTGAATTTTATTGAAGAACTGATAATTGTATGGAAGATTAATGTGGAGTTCTGTATGCCTGTTTCTTACTGAATTATCTGGGCAAAGGGAGCTTAAAAGATCGAACTGCTCCAAATCATGCCACGACTGGAATTGCTGAGAAATAATGTGCAAGTAGCAAAAGAGTCTCCATGAGatatctcctctctctctctctctcttttttttctggaAACTTGATAGCTCCTTCAGAACTAAGTTAGAATAAACCTATCCAATTGTAATGCCAAATCACTCTTGCAGCAGATCAGTTGCAGACCAACTGTCACAAGTGTTGATATGGAGCCATGCTCCTCTTCCGACATGAATATCCTATTGAAAACATGTACCCCCTCCATGCTccgtttttttttaataaggcATAACAGGATTTAAAAAGGTCAAGCTCGTAAATTTTTATCAACAATTAGTCAAACTATATGTATATTTAATGTGTAAAAGATGtatcaatatattcatatttaacATGTCTTctaatataataattttttttagcaactgATCATATATCTggtaagagaaattaatggtCCAGTAACATTTTAAAGACGTTTTCAAATACTAATATGCCATAAAAAAAGAGTAAGTTGCAATATCCAAATGAGCATATCGGGAATAGTTCCACGATCGAGTGAACCAAATCAAAAGCATCCACTCCACTGTTACATCTCCCGCTACAACTTGcaattccaattccaattccattccgcagcagcagcatcacACAAATCGTCAAATTAACCACACTAAGTAAGCCCACGTGAGCCCTGACAGCAATTTTCCAGCCCCGTAAATTTGTCACggcagaaaagaaaaaggcgggcaaaaatctaaaattaaacaatATAAATAAgtgtatttatcaaaatagacaatatattttcgtatttacaaatttagcatccgtattcggcgtATCATTTTCCAGAAATAGATTTTCAGTACATCGTACGCCGAAAAActcatattcgacacaccgtgtggTGAATACGGGCtaatacggcactgtagcccgtattcggcacaccgtgtgccgaatatcaaccgtattcgccacacggtgtgccaaatacggttgatattcggcacacggtgtgccaaatatgaTCGGGTTggtatatattgtctatttcatGTGCCGAAGTGCTGAATATGGTTGATATTTGGCACATTGTGTGTCGAATATGACATTCGGTGTGCCATATTCCTTGATAAACATCACAATCGAGATAAGTTTATTAATTTGAATGATGCTTACTGTGCGTGATCGATCTATTGATGGTGTTTTTCCCTTTGTTGAAGATTGCCTGGTGGTGGTCGACGAGAATGATTACTTTCTGGATAGCGCCTCTGCCTGCATTGAAGAGGTCGGCCGTTGTCGTTGTTCGTGCGGTTGTAGCCGAGGAACAAGCATTCCAGTACCTTCTGTAGTTGATCTCACGTCGGTCTTCTATGTTCATCCTTTGTAGCGCAGTGGCCATACGGATAATGTATGGCACTTTAATGTTTCTGGGAGAGGCCTTCATGCCTCTCTTTTCTTGATTGTTGTGGCCAATCAGTGGCAGAACTCATGTTCTTCGTTTTTGTTCAGAGGCCTTCGTATCTCTGGTTAATATGGTTTCTCCTAGCCGCTCAGTGTAGAAACTAGTGTGGCTGAAAACGTAATACGAGTAGAAAGTAGAACATAGTAGTGTGGAAAGAAATAAACTCTTATATTCATTGATGAGATTGTTTATAATATATAGGTGATAAATTGATGTTTTTCATCAACATGCACCTGTTCATATGGATAACTGCTTAAAGCAGTTAATCATCTAATTACAGAATAATTAAgcattattatttattacaatAGACCTACTATAATGCCTGCAAGTATGTACGATctatgtatgcatatgaagTGGCATGCCGAGGAGTAGACCTAGGGTTTAGCATAACAGAAGATCGTAGATGAACAGAGAATCGATATTCGCAAAAGGAGACGTCAAATTGTAAACAGTTGAGGGAGATGCCATCGCCGATGTGTTGCCATGTTGGACAGTTGCGCTTGTCACGGATAAGATTGTTAAAATTGCAAATTATGAATCGGATCGGAAGAATTTTATGATCATAACTATTACAATCATAAAATTGTAGACTCTACTAACAAGGATTGTAAAATTTGTCTGATTCTATTTAGATGTAAAATCGTAGAATCAGGTGATGAATCAAGATTCTGACAACCATGGTTGCGAGACTAATGGACCTTGGCTGGTGCTTCATCCCTTCAGTGCCAACATAGCTTCTCCCTATTTAGGTGGGTTTAgacctactttttttttttgagagagagagagccacttaACAATTAAAACCTTAAAAGTCTAAGCCAAACTAGGAAGATTGGAATTGAATTTTCCTGCAAACATGACACACTGAACGGACTTGTGTTATCACGACGTGTTTGGTATAACTTCACTCCAAATTTTTCAGCTCACTTTAGAAATCCATGATAGAGCAGATCAGCTATAGACCTGTAACTGACAGTGAAGAAGTTTAGTTAGTAGAGTGGCTCCATATCCAGTAACGGAGAGGTTTTTGAAGGAATTATCAATTGTACTCTTGAGGTGTTACATGTACattgttttttatatataaGGACGTGTAATTAGAAGAACCTTAAAACAAATGACTACCAATGTTTGTCCAGTTTCCGTATGTTTAACAATGAGGATGTTACTATCGGATCCGGGATGCTTGCTATGAACGTCAACCATGAGAACATGCAAGCACTTTGTGAACCTGGTTGCACGGAGTCCTCAATTGCAGTTTGGGATGTTTCAAAATGCTCAGGCTATTTCCTTTCTTAATTCTTATGTTAACGTGAGTTTAATTAGCAAAATATGGATTTCTACATTCATACATTTTCATAACCCCGTGCAAGCACTTGGCCAACATGTATATTTTCACATTGTCATTATCTTTATCAACGTAAACATGATGAAGGCCAAAGATTAGTAAGCATTCATGACATATTATGCAGAAGGGTTACTTGTACAAGCCTGGCACATCTCAATGCACTTTTGATGTGTCCTATTTCTCCATGGTGCATATTTACAAGCTCTCCAGACCAATCGACGGCAGTGACAAATGACTttgtaaaatgaaaaaaaaaacgttgGCGCATCAAAGTGGCTGAACTTTGGCCGCAAAGAAAAGGATCGGAGGAGATTTCATTTGTTAGGAAATACATCAATTAGTTTCCTTTTCAGTTGGGAGATTTGTTACTCCTTCCTTATCATGTACCAGGCCTGATCTATAAAGGCTGGAGTTGTCGTTAGGTtgagaagcaagcaagaaataAACTCCGAAATTGGTTGTGCCAGAGTCTCCTGCCGTAGCTGCAGTCTGGCGACGAGAGTGGCAGACCGCAACTATCGTTTCACTATCCCCTTCGCTCCAATCCACTCGCCCATACTGCTCTCGTCTCACCGCTGTTAACACCGAGACGTCCACACCATATCAATTACATACTAGTTTAATTATACCATTACATACTAGTTCCAAGCAAGTCGATTACAACTATCATAAAtactcaaataaataaataatgccATTACATATTAGTTCcaagcaagagcaagagcaGTGGCCATCTCATCATGAAATGTATCCATAATCGCAATGTTTGGTACAGAAGTTGACCCATCAGATGCAAGTTGAGAAAATGCATATTTGTTATACCTTTCTATGTTGGTAGGGACATAATAGGACCAAGGTCTCAATTAGCAAAGTCCAAATCCCCACTCccatgctcacatatgaaattgTGAAACACAAAAGTAGCAGCAacaattatttttgtttgtccATGGGATAGCTTGGCATCTTGTATAGAAATtgtcacttcatcttcaatacTCCAAATGCTCGCTCAACAATCAAATTCAGGATGATTTTCTTGTTAATGATGTTCTTGAAATCATAGCTCAAGTTCAGGTTA harbors:
- the LOC133888080 gene encoding polyamine oxidase 5-like isoform X1, which translates into the protein MDQPANSFAAGGLFLHHIDRQNSSPPSVIVIGGGISGIAAARALSNSSIKVMLLESRNRLGGRVHTDYSFGCPIDMGASWLHGVCNENSLAPLIRLLGLRLYRTSGDNSVLYDHDFASYALFDKHGRQVPQEIVIKVGETFEKILKETVKVRDENADDMPLIQAISIVLDRNPHLKLEGLQYEVLQWCICRLEAWFATDTDSISLKNWDQEHVLTGGHGLMVNGYDPVIKALARDLDIHLNHRVTKIIQRYNKVIVCVEDGASFVADAAIITVPLGVLKANIIKFEPELPEWKLSAISDLGVGIENKIALKFNTVFWPNVEVLGRIAPTSNACGYFLNLHKATGNPVLVCMVAGRFANEFEKLSDEESVNFVMSQLKKMLPEATEPVQYLVSRWGSDPNSLGSYSCDLVGKPTDLYERFCAPVGNLFFAGEAACIDHSGSVHGAYSSGIAAAEDCRRRLSTQLGISDLFQVRKIVMREEMTEVMVPFQISRL
- the LOC133888080 gene encoding polyamine oxidase 5-like isoform X2, with the translated sequence MLLESRNRLGGRVHTDYSFGCPIDMGASWLHGVCNENSLAPLIRLLGLRLYRTSGDNSVLYDHDFASYALFDKHGRQVPQEIVIKVGETFEKILKETVKVRDENADDMPLIQAISIVLDRNPHLKLEGLQYEVLQWCICRLEAWFATDTDSISLKNWDQEHVLTGGHGLMVNGYDPVIKALARDLDIHLNHRVTKIIQRYNKVIVCVEDGASFVADAAIITVPLGVLKANIIKFEPELPEWKLSAISDLGVGIENKIALKFNTVFWPNVEVLGRIAPTSNACGYFLNLHKATGNPVLVCMVAGRFANEFEKLSDEESVNFVMSQLKKMLPEATEPVQYLVSRWGSDPNSLGSYSCDLVGKPTDLYERFCAPVGNLFFAGEAACIDHSGSVHGAYSSGIAAAEDCRRRLSTQLGISDLFQVRKIVMREEMTEVMVPFQISRL